One Gemmatimonadota bacterium genomic window, GCGTAACACAGACCCTCATAAAGGGCAAGAGAAATTTCTTGCGCGATAGCAACCTTCAAGTTTTTACACAGGCTTTAAATTTACCTATTAAACACGAAATCGGGCATATCGTATGACTTGATATGCCCGATTTATCATTGTACAACAGCTTATTGCATTCAAAAAGCCGTGGGTCTTCCCTGCGCGCCGTCAACGGGAATGGATGCGCCGTTGATCCAACTCGCGCGGTCTGATGAGAGAAATACGACGACATCGGCGACTTCAAAGTCCGTGCCGAGTCGCTGTGTGGGAAATTCGCGCGTGCGGAATATTTCGTATTCTTCTGGTGTTTCGTTTTGGAAGCGTTCCCAACCGCCGCCAGGGAAAAGGAGCGAGCCCGGGCAGACGGTGTTGACGCGAATGTTGTGTGCTGCCAATTCCCACGCGAGTGCGCCAGCGAGAAATATTTCAGCCGCTTTGGTTGCGCCGTATTGCGCGCCCCTGTTTGCGGGTTTCCAACCGGAGATAGAAGAGATGGTGACAATACTGCCGCCATTTCTTTTGGTCATGTGGGGAATAGCTGCGCGGCTGGCGCGAACCGCGTGAAAAAGGTTGAGGTCAAAGGTTTGTTGCCAGTCGGCGTCTGTGGAGGTGAGCAGTTCGCGCGATCCGGCTGTGCCGCCTACATTGTT contains:
- a CDS encoding SDR family oxidoreductase; translated protein: MDLNLTNKVALITGGSRGIGRATALRFAAEGCNIALCARGQAGIDKTLEEIRAHDVEAFGLALDVAEPGETERFVNASADALSGVDILVNNVGGTAGSRELLTSTDADWQQTFDLNLFHAVRASRAAIPHMTKRNGGSIVTISSISGWKPANRGAQYGATKAAEIFLAGALAWELAAHNIRVNTVCPGSLLFPGGGWERFQNETPEEYEIFRTREFPTQRLGTDFEVADVVVFLSSDRASWINGASIPVDGAQGRPTAF